A stretch of Lathyrus oleraceus cultivar Zhongwan6 chromosome 6, CAAS_Psat_ZW6_1.0, whole genome shotgun sequence DNA encodes these proteins:
- the LOC127092633 gene encoding LOW QUALITY PROTEIN: kinesin-like protein KIN-7O (The sequence of the model RefSeq protein was modified relative to this genomic sequence to represent the inferred CDS: inserted 2 bases in 1 codon), whose amino-acid sequence MDRIHVTVRARPLSPEDAKTSLWRISGNSIFIPNHSSIFEFDQVFDENGKTSQIYETRTKDIVAAAVSGFNGTVFAYGQTNSGKTHTMRGSKAEPGVIPRAVQDLFEILQQDVDREFLLRMSYMEIYNEEINDLLAPEHRKLQIHENIERGIYVAGLREEIVTSSEQVLNLMEFGESHRHIGETNMNLYSSRSHTIFRMIIESRDRNEDESTGSSCDAVRVSVLNLVDLAGSERAAKTGAEGVRLKEGSHINKSLMTLGTVIKKLSECVESQGGHVPYRDSKLTRILQPALGGNANTAIICNITLAQIHTDETKSSLQFASRALRVTNCAQINEIMTDAALLKRQKKEIEELRAKLTGFRSEHLEEEILSLRNTLLQSELERERIALELEEKKKTQGEWEKRLHDQAKRIENLSSMVLFSNRDESVKYTKKEKRRGTWCPGNLSQVHLKDVHSSIHTDVSTSEPIQPKLEMGPLVPFNELIDKDFNVDDSCKNEEDTKGDANNDHNLPNPRALLLVTNRKRDSSWKKRLSMQEDNEYLQQQSEYDSLRESEAILVIKRLQEQINVLEMEKLSSQQNLDTVYDLATEQNVSAREKIEELNNELIKAQEAAQVANEQLISSQTDENVDFIASVSMGIEDVMSEVQNSKEAVQSVILMIDDATKSFSTLCHILLGFKTSIFQDSAGQKLIFNNCQKLNSCLTQTISELENQKILLDSQLSNIQKLLEESKLDAQSSHNSLLERLEQQELENQELISYIQTLEKEVACLTSSSVAKEKETLRKDLEKAKTRMKETESKLKIAMQEKTKLEGEKASAEREIKRLHGQNSRLERDISKRDSLAGKSSKMFDTQRPKDLAVSLEEYKKLEVFAFESETRIASLEEEISAALKEREEVISINEALNSELEDLTEKLRTSTSEIYDLKEEISAVKQRSEESDINQKKLESSIKELMEEKEEFSMQLTNALLEREEERAIWSAKEKAALLGIEEQARSNNEKITSLSTELSEVRITALLIRVSLDRIFSIHXSKRKVEMIINLLNNSFSYKLQLTSVHQLFQNLKIKISTVTEERDKLMTEMEDQQKHIMEVELLLKHCQDELSREKDHMKELSDKISSMEVKMHADKVTNINETAKLRMMLRGTQAKLDAYRLRYKEAIEESDSLKLKYKEASEKLKDMLRSQGLELMDLKKQLAAVK is encoded by the exons ATGGATAGAATTCATGTAACTGTTCGTGCAAGACCTCTCTCGCCGGAGGACGCAAAAACCAGCCTATGGAGAATCTCCGGCAACTCCATTTTCATTCCCAACCACTCCTCCATCTTCGAATTTG ATCAAGTATTCGATGAAAATGGTAAAACATCTCAAATCTATGAAACTCGTACCAAGGACATAGTTGCTGCTGCAGTCAGTGGATTCAATG GTACTGTTTTCGCTTATGGACAAACTAATAGTGGGAAGACTCATACCATGCGTGGATCTAAAGCCGAGCCTGGAGTCATTCCTCGCGCTGTGCAGGATTTATTTGAAATTCTTCAACAA GATGTTGATCGAGAATTTCTTCTTAGAATGTCATACATGGAGATTTACAATGAAGAGATAAATGATTTATTGGCTCCTGAACATCGAAAACTGCAGATTCATGAAAATATAGAg CGGGGAATATATGTTGCGGGCCTACGAGAAGAAATTGTTACCTCTTCTGAGCAAGTTCTTAATCTCATGGAGTTTGGAGAAT CTCATAGACATATCGGAGAGACAAATATGAACTTGTACAGTAGTAGATCCCATACTATTTTTCGCATG ATAATTGAAAGCAGAGATAGAAATGAAGATGAAAGCACTGGTAGCTCTTGTGATGCTGTTCGTGTATCAGTGTTG AATTTAGTGGATCTTGCTGGTTCAGAGCGTGCTGCAAAAACAGGAGCAGAAGGTGTACGTCTCAAAGAGGGATCACACATAAACAAAAGTTTAATGACTTTGGGAACTGTGATTAAAAAATTGAGTGAATGCGTTGAGAGTCAAGG GGGTCATGTTCCATATCGAGATAGCAAGCTTACAAGAATTTTGCAACCTGCTTTAGGGGGAAATGCTAACACAGCTATAATATGTAATATCACTCTTGCTCAG ATACATACAGATGAAACTAAAAGCAGTCTACAATTTGCAAGCCGAGCTTTGCGTGTTACAAATTGTGCTCAAATCAATGAG ATTATGACAGATGCTGCTTTATTAAAACGCCAAAAGAAGGAAATTGAAGAGCTTCGTGCTAAATTGACG GGTTTTCGTTCAGAGCATTTGGAAGAGGAGATTCTGAGCCTTCGAAATACATTGTTACAG TCTGAACTAGAAAGGGAACGCATAGCTTTGGAATTAGAAGAGAAAAAGAAAACACAAGGTGAATGGGAAAAGAGACTGCATGATCAAGCCAAGAGAATTGAAAACTTGAGCTCAATGGTTTTGTTTTCAAATAGGGATGAGAGTGTCAAATATACTAAAAAG GAGAAGAGGCGGGGTACATGGTGTCCTGGAAATCTTTCACAGGTGCATCTTAAAGAT GTGCATTCTAGCATCCACACCGATGTTTCTACCTCAGAACCTATTCAACCTAAGCTAGAAATGGGACCACTTGTTCCTTTCAACGAACTCATAGATAAAGATTTCAATGTGGACGATTCCTGTAAGAACGAAGAGGATACTAAAGGTGATGCAAATAACGATCACAATCTACCAAACCCTCGTGCTTTATTGCTTGTGACAAACAGGAAAAGAGATTCATCATGGAAGAAAAGATTATCTATG CAGGAAGACAACGAATATCTACAACAGCAATCAGAATATGACAGTCTTAGAGAGTCAGAGGCTATTCTTGTTATCAAAAGACTTCAAGAGCAG ATTAACGTTTTGGAAATGGAAAAGCTATCAAGCCAACAGAACCTGGATACTGTTTATGATTTAGCAACCGAGCAGAATGTGAGTGCTAGGGAGAAAATTGAAGAG CTCAATAATGAGCTTATAAAAGCACAGGAGGCAGCTCAAGTGGCCAATGAACAACTTATTTCCAGTCAAACT GATGAGAATGTTGACTTTATAGCTAGTGTTTCCATGGGAATCGAAGACGTAATGTCCGAAGTACAAAACTCGAAAGAAGCTGTTCAAAGTGTTATTTTGATGATTGATGATGCGACTAAAAGTTTCTCTACTCTCTGTCATATACTCCTT GGTTTCAAAACCTCAATATTTCAAGATTCTGCGGGACAAAAATTAATCTTTAATAATTGTCAGAAGTTGAATTCTTGCTTAACTCAAACAATATCCGAGCTTGAGAATCAGAAG ATTCTTCTCGACAGCCAGTTATCGAATATTCAAAAGCTTCTTGAGGAATCAAAACTAGATGCTCAGAGCTCCCATAATTCTTTGCTG GAACGGTTAGAACAACAAGAATTGGAAAATCAAGAGCTGATTTCTTATATCCAAACTCTTGAAAAAGAGGTAGCATGTTTAACATCATCTTCAGTGGCCAAGGAAAAGGAAACTCTAAGAAAAGATCTTGAGAAGGCAAAAACCAGGATGAAAGAAACTGAATCTAAGCTTAAGATCGCTATGCAAGAGAAAACAAAACTTGAG GGCGAGAAAGCCTCTGCTGAACGGGAGATCAAACGGTTGCATGGTCAGAATTCGCGTCTTGAACGCGATATCAGTAAACGTGATTCACTTGCTGGAAAGAGTTCAAAGATGTTTGATACTCAAAGACCAAAGGATCTTGCAGTTTCTCTG GAAGAGTACAAAAAGCTGGAAGTTTTTGCATTTGAATCGGAAACAAGAATCGCTTCGTTGGAAGAAGAAATATCAGCCGCGCTGAAAGAGAGAGAAGAGGTGATATCTATTAACGAAGCTTTGAATTCAGAATTGGAAGATTTGACTGAAAAACTGAGGACATCAACCTCTGAAATATATGATTTGAAGGAGGAGATTTCAGCTGTT AAACAAAGATCGGAAGAATCTGACATCAACCAAAAAAAATTGGAAAGCTCGATCAAAGAATTGATGGAAGAAAAGGAGGAGTTCTCAATG CAACTTACAAATGCCTTATTGGAAAGAGAAGAGGAAAGGGCAATTTGGTCAGCCAAGGAGAAAGCTGCACTTCTAGGCATAGAAGAACAAGCACGGTCAAACAATGAGAAGATTACATCATTATCTACAGAATTATCAGAGGTAAGAATCACGGCTTTACTGATTAGAGTTAGTTTGGATAGAATTTTCAGCATACA TAGTAAAAGAAAAGTTGAAATGATTATTAATCTTCTAAATAACAGCTTTTCATATAAGTTGCAATTAACTTCTGTACATCAACTTTTTCAGAATCTCAAGATCAAAATTTCCACTGTTACTGAAGAAAGGGACAAATTGATGACCGAGATGGAAGATCAACAGAAACATATTATGGAAGTGGAACTCCTGCTAAAACATTGTCAAGATGAG TTGTCAAGGGAAAAAGACCATATGAAGGAGCTCAGTGATAAAATTTCCAGCATGGAAGTCAAAATGCATGCT GATAAAGTTACAAACATCAATGAAACAGCTAAGCTTAGAATGATGCTCCGTGGAACACAAGCGAAGCTAGATGCTTATCGTTTGCGATATAAAGAAGCAATTGAAGAATCAGATTCGTTAAAATTAAAGTACAAAGAAGCTTCAGAGAAGCTGAAAGACATGCTTCGCTCGCAGGGACTAGAGTTGATGGACCTAAAGAAACAGCTAGCTGCTGTCAAATGA
- the LOC127094677 gene encoding uncharacterized protein LOC127094677: MTSSKNGDETEVRMRHSCIPVNLSSINEKLTKTQRAHIECTPFKWAIDISNNFSISGGLLWELVSRWDVRSRGFRVRDRIVPFTPIDISFALGLSIVGKSLVVEEDQQCETLDLFKGADIPINNIRKQLRYHKKKLVNFVRLYILLAFAEFYFPKTGNKVFTGFVKQLDDLDSLDAHSWGIAVYNFVVSSLCESSIVLKEGKNKAQRHLNECAAILQTFNHLSLGKTPTVSRFSFPRVLNWPIISMQKKNIEKAFEKNMIIDRVVATEEELKYDIVNAALFEQGQQFVDVINYHRLVAENKDFKERITVLEYEVRNFG; this comes from the exons ATGACATCATCAAAAAATGGCGATGAAACTGAA GTGCGAATGAGGCATAGCTGTATCCCGGTGAATTTGAGCAGCATCAATGAAAAGTTAACAAAAACTCAACGTGCTCACATCGAATGCACCCCATTCAAATGGGCGATTGATATTTCTAACAACTTCTCAATCTCAGGTGGTTTATTATGGGAGTTGGTAAGTAGATGGGATGTACGTAGTAGGGGATTTAGGGTTAGGGATAGAATAGTTCCCTTTACTCCAATTGATATTTCTTTTGCTCTTGGATTGTCTATTGTTGGTAAGTCTCTAGTAGTAGAAGAAGATCAACAATGTGAAACATTAGATCTATTTAAAGGGGCTGATATACCCATTAACAATATCCGCAAACAACTTCGTTACCATAAGAAAAAATTAGTTAATTTTGTTAGACTTTACATATTACTTGCATTTGCGGAGTTTTACTTTCCCAAAACAGGGAATAAGGTATTTACGGGATTTGTTAAGCAATTGGATGATTTGGATTCCCTTGATGCCCATAGTTGGGGCATTGCTGTTTATAACTTTGTGGTTTCTAGTTTATGTGAGTCTTCAATTGTGTTGAAGGAGGGAAAAAACAAGGCACAAAGACATTTAAACGAGTGTGCTGCCATATTACAG ACATTCAACCACTTATCTTTGGGGAAAACACCAACTGTTTCTAGGTTTAGTTTTCCACGTGTATTGAATTGGCCGATTATAAGTATGcagaagaaaaatattgaaaaagCATTTGAAAAAAATATG ATAATTGATAGAGTGGTTGCAACAGAAGAAGAGCTAAAATATGACATAGTCAATGCTGCCCTGTTTGAACAAGGACAACAATTTGTGGATGTTATTAATTATCATAGATTGGTGGCTGAGAATAAAGATTTTAAAGAGAGGATAACGGTTCTTGAGTATGAAGTGAGGAACTTTGGCTAG
- the LOC127094678 gene encoding protein FAR1-RELATED SEQUENCE 2, protein MSTTQSSESIHAFFDGYINSTTSLNQFMKQYDNALRSRAEKEFEADFNSMDTTILCGSNSSIEKQFQSEFTNAKFKEIQVEFRSKRNCSASLNSMEDCFATYHVLEEILVGDIRKERVLKVVLNKENHDFKCECSLFEFRGIVCRHVLSVCSQERIECNIGMVENQFGSNICVESSLEVVNREHYLDSSIVIGNCMSFMDLLTTCETTLTGSSQVIQVEYSGGMLKDCKLNFVLIQIVNGASQTWLIHCTKLVNGSLTSVSAVPHFKTRKIAVPNLVNTLHEVVNAVPDFKTMEIAVPDFKTMEIAVPDLVNTFHEVG, encoded by the exons ATGTCAACTACGCAAAGTAGTGAGAGCATACATGCTTTCTTTGATGGATATATCAATTCTACAACAAGTCTAAATCAGTTCATGAAACAATATGATAATGCTCTTAGAAGTCGGGCAGAAAAGGAATTTGAAGCTGATTTTAATTCGATGGATACAACAATTCTATGTGGGTCAAACTCGTCCATTGAGAAGCAATTCCAAAGTGAGTTTACGAATGCCAAATTCAAGGAAATTCAAGTGGAATTCAGATCTAAAAGGAATTGTTCTGCCTCATTAAATAGCATGGAAGATTGCTTTGCTACGTATCATGTGTTGGAGGAGATATTAGTTGGAGACATACGCAAAGAGCGAGTCTTAAAAGTTGTGCTTAATAAGGAAAACCACGATTTCAAATGTGAATGCTCATTATTTGAGTTTAGAGGTATTGTGTGTCGGCATGTGTTATCCGTGTGTAGTCAGGAGAGGATT GAGTGCAATATTGGAATGGTGGAAAATCAGTTTGGAAGTAATATTTGTGTAGAATCATCTCTTGAGGTTGTTAATAGAGAGCATTACTTAGATTCGAGTATTGTG ATTGGAAATTGTATGTCATTCATGGATCTTTTGACAACATGTGAAACAACCTTGACGGGTTCATCTCAA GTTATTCAGGTGGAATATTCGGGTGGGATGTTGAAAGATTGTAAATTGAATTTTGTATTAATCCAAATTGTAAATGGTGCA TCCCAGACTTGGTTAATACACTGCACGAAGTTGGTTAATGGAAGTTTAACTTCGGTTAGTGCAGTGCCACACTTTAAAACAAGAAAAATTGCAGTCCCAAACTTGGTTAATACATTGCACGAAGTTG TTAATGCAGTGCCAGACTTCAAAACAATGGAAATTGCAGTCCCAGACTTCAAAACAATGGAAATTGCAGTCCCAGACTTGGTTAATACATTTCACGAAGTTGGTTAA